One Catenulispora sp. GP43 genomic window, GCCGTCGCGCTGTGCCTGCTGGCGGCGCGGACCCGCTGGTTCGGGCTCGCGGTGGCGCTGGGCACGGCGTGGACGCTGCTGATCGGCTTCGACCGCCTGTACATCGGCGCGCACTACCCGTTCGACGTGCTGGGCTCGGTCCTGGTCAGCACCGCGGCGATCGTCTTCCTGACCGGTCTGTGGCACGGCTGGATCGCGCCGAACCTGTACCGGGTGCCGCTGCTGGACAGGTTCGGGCCGGTCCCGGGGCCGGTGGCGGCCCCCGAGACCGCTTCGATCACGGGCTACTGACCCCTCAGAACCTCGCCGATTCAGAACCCCGCCGACTCGCCGGGCTTGAGCAGCCGCAGCTTCTCGCTCAGGCCGGCGGCCGCGAACGCCTGCCGGAGCTGCTCGCCGCCCTCGCTGAAGTGCGCCCACTGCTCGAAGTGCAGCGGGACCACGGCGCCGGCCCGCAGGATCCCCGCGGCCTCGGCGGCCTCGGTGCTGGTCAGCGTCAGGTAGGCGTAGTCCAGCAGCGGGGTGCGGGCCCCGCCGGCGAACAGCAGCGCCACGTCGACCGGGGCGTAGCGGTCCGCGATCTCGCGGACCAGGTCCAGCGAGGCGTTGTCGCCGCTGATGTAGACGGTCGGCAGGTCCTCGCCGGTCAGGACGAAGCCGGTGACCTCGCCGACCACCGGCTCGCTGCCGGCCGGGCCATGCAGCGCCGGGACCCCGGTGACCAGGGCGGTGCCGCCGCCGGGGCGGTCGAACTCCTGGCTCACCCAGTTCGGCAGGCCCAGCACCGCGCCGCCCAGGCGCTCCTCGGCCGAGCGGGTGCTCAGGACCAGGCGGGCGGTGTCGACGTAGTCCCGCCCCGCCTCGTCGAGGTTGTCAGGGTGCTGGTCGTGGGACAGCAGCACGACGTCCACGGCGCCGACGTCGTCGGCGGTCAGGGCAGGGCCGGCGGTCTTGGTCAGGACCCGCTCGCCGACCGGGTGCTCGCCGGGCGGGTCGAAGGTCGGATCCACCAGGATCGTGACGCCGCCGTAGTCGAGCAGGGCCGAGGGACCGCCGAGG contains:
- a CDS encoding MBL fold metallo-hydrolase, with protein sequence MANPETFTVRYLGGPSALLDYGGVTILVDPTFDPPGEHPVGERVLTKTAGPALTADDVGAVDVVLLSHDQHPDNLDEAGRDYVDTARLVLSTRSAEERLGGAVLGLPNWVSQEFDRPGGGTALVTGVPALHGPAGSEPVVGEVTGFVLTGEDLPTVYISGDNASLDLVREIADRYAPVDVALLFAGGARTPLLDYAYLTLTSTEAAEAAGILRAGAVVPLHFEQWAHFSEGGEQLRQAFAAAGLSEKLRLLKPGESAGF